Below is a window of Nicotiana tabacum cultivar K326 chromosome 19, ASM71507v2, whole genome shotgun sequence DNA.
aaatattttgtaaattaaaaaatattattaaggataaagtaTTAAAAGTCCTGGTCAAACTAAAaatgcttataagctgaaaagtcataagttgggggtgaccaacttatgacttatggcttattttaacttataagcactttggaTTTTTACCAAACACGTAGAAAAACCAAAACgtgcttataagcttagccaaacaccctcatGGTTATCTTGAGACGATTCCGTCAAATTTAACTCTAACTCATCAGTAAGATAAATACTCATTCATTTTTAGCTAGAGCAATTTATCCCTTAATGTGAGACTTCCTTATGCAAAATTAAATTTAATCGGGTTCCAATATGAATATCGAACACCaaatgaaaaaccaaaaaaattaatATAGCTCTCTCCTCTTCTTGAGATAATTTTGTGGTTGCTTATTTTGAAGCTTTGACCCCTGTCCATGGATGAAATAGCCCATATCCAAAGTTGTCAAAAGAATAACTCaatcaattaatataaatcaatTATTTCAATTACATGTGTTTCTGCGATATTAATATTCATACATAGGCGCAAATTAGTTTCACTTGATTAATTCACAATTTGAATACTGAAGGCAAAACACAGAGAGTTAAGGTGATTTTGAATATCTTATAACTACAACTTCTACTGGTACTAAGTATAAGAGTCGATGTAAATTGAAGGGGGACTAGGATGAATTATTGGCTGGTAAATGACAGTGAGAAAATCACACAAGTGTATGTGAAAAGATTAATAACCAAGTGGTCCAATCCTTTTCTTATCTCTATATTCCAACAGAGAATAATGAGAGATATACAACTGAAAGATCAATTAAATTTATCTTTGACTGCTTAATGATCCATGCAATGGATGtcttgaaattattttaacaacACAAATGGCATATGCATAGGAGTATATTAGCACTTACTTTGGAGTATCTATATATCATCAAAAGAATTACTGTTCCGTCCTAAGAAAATTATGGTATTTAAGTACGAAGATTACATTATTTGATTTTCAATGAAACTTGAAATATCGATTGTTCAAGTTGTTGAGATAAAATTTTACATGCTTTAGAATTTCATAATAAATCTTTACGATAGCACATATTTTACGATATGTATGTAAATAATCAccagtattttttttttgttcctCAAGTAGTAATATATTACTAGCTTCATATCACAggggagtatatatataatttaattgCTACACTTATTGGTATTGTGCTGTCTAAACTCTAACATAATTTTATACCGTGccaattttgattttgatttgattttagtGGTTTATTGGCAACGGAAATTAAGTTATGGTTTATTCTGGTATTGTGGTTTATTTTGATTAGCGTTTATTTTGccaaagtttaaaagtttaaattaaGTTAATTAAGAGATGGTTGTGTTGTGTTtaaattaagttaattatgagATGGCATGAGAAATCACACCAGTCAAGATGAATAACCAGTGGTCCACgcctttcttctctctcttctctgtCTCTGCTATATATCTCTAAAAAATTGCAGCTAGCAAGTTGTATTTAATAGAAATTTATGTAAATAAAATGTACAGAAACTGCCATAAAATGTCACTATAATTCTGAATGTTAAATCTCAACCCTTCCTTCCTTATCACACACTCTCATCTCTCTCTATATCCCCCACACAATTGCTTTCTTCCTTGTTCCtctcttttactttctttttctcttgccCTGGTTGAGTATTCATTTTccagtttcaaaaatcttcttaAAAGTACTGTTCCTTATCCTTTTCTCTTTTAGTTTAAACCCCTCTTATCAAATTCCCATAGCAATTATACAGTATCACTACTGATAAATACTTCATATCAATACTTATACGACACATTTATAGCAGGTGTGGTATACTTCATTTTCATAGTTATTGAAGGAAGCATTAAATACCCTTTTCTTGTTTAAGCACTTGTCGAAACTTCAGCTACAAGGTAATTCTCAGAATTATATACCTTTTCTAGTGAAACATGACAACCGAAATTATGTCGCGAATTCTATCCACACAAGGACAGAATACTCTGTTTATTCTCAGTATCTTGCTTgtatttccttattttgtttctttGAATAAATTCTTTTTAAGGAGTGTACTACTGCCACTTCTAGCAGGTTTACTTCGTCTATTCTGGTGCATACAATTATAATCCAAAGAAAGGActatatttaattcgttaattgGATTTAATAATATAGGTACATTTAAAGAATCTGAAACTTTGAAAATGGCACCAAACAAGAATGGTCGTGGCAAGACGAAGGGagacaagaagaagaaagaagagaaggGTATTCTTTACTGCGATAACAATCTGCATTTGCTCGTTTAATGCATTTTAACAATAAGATTtaaatgtcaatgattttttattGCTTACTGATGATATTTTTCCTTTTGATGCTCATCAGTTCTTCCAGTTGTAATGGATATAATGATAAACCTTCCGGACGAGACTCAAGTTATTTTAAAGGTTTGTCATTTATGAAACAAATTTATTGGTTGAAATGGATTTTATGAAATACAAGGCCAGTGTCATTAGTTTGTTTAAAACATAggtccttttttttcctttccaaaTATACAAGCAAGTTAAACAATACCAATTCTTTATGAAATACAAGGCCAGTGTCATTAGTTTGTGTTAGTTTTTGGTTGATGTTCAAGTTCAACCTAGTTTGTTGCTTTTTCAAGGAAGCAGATTCAGCTTCTGACAGCTTGGCTTTCTAATTATATTCCAAATGAAAAATGAGGAGCTAAAGTTCTTCGACTTTTCAAGTAGTCGGttaaccatctcaactctctcAAGATTTCGTTGGTTACTTGCATAAGCACAAttctttaaaatcttttctaGTTTTGATATCTATTACTAGTAGTTTAGAAAATTGAATGGTCAATAAGCAAATCCAGTAGAAGTCGTAGAAACAAAATTCATATGGTCTACAAAAAAGTTGAGAGGTCGCAGAAAGTTTCGTCATATCAACGTGCACGCAATATATACTatttaatgataataaaatattttgtgaTTATGATATAACTTAAAATTCATGAAATGACATGGATAAGATGAGCtcaacatttatttatttttttaataataattcacatagcaTTAATTTATCTGGGAAAAATATTGCTACACGtttattaatataataaaatatccTCAACTATCTTAAATTGtttttattaatataataaaatatccTCAACTATCTTAAATTATTtaaacgtttttttttttttggttgagcAGGGAATATCTACGGATAGAATTATCGATGTTCGTCGATTACTATCAGTGAACACAACAACTTGTAATATCACCAATTTCTCCCTATCTCATGAGGTAAATAAAAAGCATTACTAGACCTGTCATATTCTCTTATCTTTTTCCCTTACGAGGGGCATTTGATTTTTACTGTTGTCCCACTTAACAGGTAAGAGGCCCACGTTTAAAAGATACAGTGGACGTTTCCGCACTGAAGCCCTGCCTCCTGAATCTTGTCGAAGGTAAAAAAAATTCAGAATCCACGACGTCGTATAGGATATTTCTATTTTAGGAAGTAGTCGGTCAGTCAGGTCTTGAAATTTTCAAATCCCGAGTTAACCCTcgaacattttttttatttccttttttgacACAGAGGATTACGATGAAGAAAGCGCCGCGGCGCACGTTAGAAGGCTGCTGGATATCGTCGCTTGTACGACGAGTTTTGGGCCGTCGGGAAGTAGTGGCAAAGAGTTGAAAAGTGAGACTAGCAAGAATGCGCGAGGCGCGCAGGATAACAAGAGCGCCAAAAAACCCAACAAGGCTCGGGCAAATGATAAGCTACCGTCGCCGCCGCAATCGCCGACGCCGACGCCGGCTCAGCAGCTGGGTAAAGATGCGGCGGCAGTGGACGTAGAGGGAGAGATGAGCAATACGTGCCCTAAGATTGGAAGCTTCTATGAGTTCTTCTCGCTTTCTCATCTCACGCCCCCTCTTCAGTGTAATGCTAAAAAAGTGTTTTAATTCAGGCACCAATTTTCTTGAAGTCCTTTTTACTCAATAAAGCTAGAAACTAGTGGATTAATTCACAATTTcttataattaataattaaactaGGCGTAATTTTTGCAGTCATAAGAAGGGCAACAAGACAGcaagatgatggagttttgccAGATGGTCATCTTTTCTCTCTTGAAGTAAGGCTATTTGGAACAAGCTTCATTATTCCTTAGTCTAATGATTTCAGTCATGTTACTTTCAGATATCATCTAACTATAAAATAACCTATTGATGGGCATCCATCATTGTTTATAGGTGAAACTTTGTAACGGAAAGCTGGTTATCATTGAAGCTTGCAGAAAAGGATTTTACAACTTTGGAAAGCAGGGAATTCTTTGTCACAATCTTGTTGATTTGTTGAGACAACTCAGTAGAGCATTTGACAATGTGGGGTTTTAATTTGGTCAAGCTAGTTTTTTGTCTTATTTGTTTGTAAGGATACATAGTTGTTGAAGTTGACATTACTCATCCCTCTTTTCAGGCTTACGATGATCTCATGAAAGCATTCTTAGAGCGTAATAAGGTGCAGTTGATGATTTCCGACTTGTTTCATCACCTTAAGTTTTCTAAAACTGATTACATAGAGTGTTAACTGTTTTTCTTGTTAATACAGTTTGGGAACCTTCCCTACGGTTTCAGAGCCAACACATGGCTTATACCACCTGTGGGAGCACAGTTGCCATCTATCTTCCCACCTCTACCTGTGGAGGACGAAAAATGGGGAGCAAATGGAGGTGGTCTAGGCCGAGATGGAAAATCTGATTTGTTACCTTATGCCAATGAATTTTTGAATGTTGCATCCATGCCTTGTAAGACAACAGAGGAGAGGCAGATCCGAGACAGGAAGGCTTTTCTTCTTCATAGTTTATTTGTTGATGTAGCCATTTTTCGAGCAATTTCAGCTGTAAAGCATGTCATGGAGAACGTCAAACCAGCTCATTGTGATTCGAATGGAGAAATCATTTTTAATGAGACAGTTGGGGACTTGAGCGTGTTTGTTACCAAAGATGCTTCAAATGCTAGTTGCAAAATAGATACCAAAATTGATGGATTTCAAGCAACTGGAATAGCTATGAAGAATCTGATGGAAAGAAATCTACTGAAGGGGATAACTGCTGATGAAAATACTGCTGCCCATGTAAGAAAATACTACGAAAAATGATGTGGATTCTAATGTTATTGTTTTACTCCTGATATAGAGCATCTGATTGAAAAAAAACTTGCTGCATTTCAAATTCAGGATATTGCTACTTTAGGTGTTTTGAATGTAAGGCATTGTGGTTATATTGCAACTGTAAAAGttcaaggaaaagaaaatgacaaaGTGGGCAATCCACTGCAAAGCATGGAACTTCCTGATCAGCCTGATGGTGGTGCAAATGCCCTCAATATCAACAGGTATTACTTGAATTTTctcataataagccaataagtcgCAGTTAATTGGTCTCTTTCTGTTGTGGTTTCGCAAAGCAAACAACaaacattttcttcttttttgactATTGAAAGGTGAAGATAAGGTTTTATTGAGCTCTTGCACAAATACTTCTTAAGTTAGATGAAGTGGGATTCTCGTTCTGGTTCAGCTTTTAGACATAAAAGTTTGTTGGAGGAAGAAATTATTCTGGAGGAGAAGTGTTTAACTAgggtatttttccaaaattacatGCAATAAAACAACTGCACTGCGAGACCTTTTTGCTCTGATGATGTAGTACTTCAAAATTTCCTGGTCTCTGATCCCTCCTAAACTTCATTGTCCACAGCTTCTATGTAGGTTTTAATTGGAATGCTTTTCCAAATGTAAAaacaatgaagaaattaaagCGAAACGTTATGCCTCAATTTGGGGTAACTTGATAAATTTTAATAGCTTTAGCCCAATGTTTGACCTTCCACTACACTCATCCATGACGTGTAAAAATATGGATAGTTATGTGCAACATCTCCCAATGCACTACTATTAGGTTGCTCTATTGTCTTGGATTGTTCAAACTTAATAACCTCCTGCTAATTGTTTGTCATTTCTGTGTGATATTCACATCTTACTGGTCCTGTATTTTCAATAGGACATACCTACCGCATTCGTCTTCTCAAGATTTAATTGTCTATTTTTTTACTTAACATTTTATCTTGCAGTTTACGCTTGCTCCTTCACAAGAAAGTGGATAACAAGGTAGGGCATTCAAAACCTTCGGCAGCTGAAGAGATGACTTGCTATCAGGCATTTGTAAAGAGAATACTAGAAGAGAGTCTTACCAAGCTTGAAGAAGAGAAAATAGAAGGTGACTCTTTCATCAGATGGGAACTTGGTGCATGCTGGATACAACACTTACAAGATCAGAAGAAATCAGAGAAGGACAAAAAAAACCCAGTTGAGAAGACAAAAAATGAGATGAAAGTTGAGGGACTTGGAATACCTCTTAAGTCACtcaagaacaaaaagaagaacaTAGATGGGGCTAACATGGAATCCCAGCCTGAAAGCTTCAAATGTGTCGCAAATGGTGTAGGAGGGGGATCAGAAAAAGGTGTCCCGCAGTCTGGGGAGTCTCAGTTTGAGAGTGATACGGATCAAAATCAGCTTGTACTCAAGACATTGTTGTCTGATGCTGGTTTTACAAGGTTAAAAGAGTCGGAGACTGGACTTCACCTTAAGGtagaaaattttaaatattttattgacAGATTATTAGAAGGCCTTAATTGGTTTTCATTTTCTAACCCCTTCCTGCTGTTGATAGTCTTTGGAAGAGCTGATTGATCTGTCACAGAAGTATTACAATGAAGTTGCCCTTCCAAAGCTGGTAATACTTAAAATAGTATTGTATATATAAACCTATAAAAAAAAGTGTATGATAGATACATCAATTTGTGACAAGTGGTCTCTTAGCTGTGTTTCATTTCACATGCATTGCAGGTTGCTGATTTTGGTTCTTTGGAACTCTCACCAGTAGATGGTCGAACTTTAACTGATTTCATGCATACCCGGGGTCTACGTATGCGTTCTCTTGGACAAGTAGTAAGTCTTATTGGTCATTTTTCTACTCTGAATtctcgtgtgtgtgtgtgtgtgtctgtcTGTAGACACAAACACACATATTTGTCTACTTAATCTTCAATTTCTCAGTCTTCTAGTCTAGTATCTTCTATCTCCAAGTCATAatactttttttttgttgatgAAGTATCTCCAAGTCATAATACTTTTTTACCTAGGAACATTCAATTGTATCAAGATAATCAAATATAAATATTGGAATTTTGTTAGAACTATCAAAAGTTTTTAAAATTATCTGAAAGTTGCTTTTCACATTCTTTATCTCTTTCTTAGTGCCTCTACATGGATCTGGTTGGAGATGATGGTAAATCCCATGTGCAGCTGTAAAACGATATTAGGTCGATTTTTATCTCATTAAGCTGCGCCTAAATTGATCCTTGCTCCTTTTTTCTCTTGGGCAGGTTAAACTTTCCGAGAAGTTATCACACGTTCAATCTCTTTGTATACACGAGATGATAGTCCGGGCCTTTAAACATATTTTGCAAGCAGTTATTGCATCTGTTGTTGACATTGAGGATATGGCTGCGATACTTGCTGCTGCCTTGAATATGATGCTTGGGGTACCTGAAAATGATGAATCAAATGAGTCTCACGGCGTTGATTCTTTGATCTGGAAATGGCTGGAACTATTTTTGAAGAAGCGATATGAATGGGATGTAGGGAGCCTAAAGTACAAAGATGTGAGGAAATTTGCAGTTCTTCGTGGTTTATGCCATAAGGTACTTCAAACTCTTGTTCTGAACAATTAAGAATGGCCTTAGTGTGGGAGCATTGCATGTGTAGTTTTTTGTCCTAGGTTATATTCCTTTTCCACAATTAAAAGAACATTTTCATTAAATGTTGTTTGTAATTGAATGATGAAAATCTGAATAGTTATCGTTCAGTATACATTATATGTCAAACACTGTGTGTGGTTGCATTTGATGGATTTGGGAGGCTACACAGTTGACTATGACTGACCTTTCTTCTGAGAATGTATTAATTATTAAACACTTGGATTTTCACCATCTTTGAAGTAAGAAAAATATTTGCTAAGACAGTGATTTGACTAGCCAATTGTAAAGAAAGTTATGAGTTGTTCTGCATGTTGTTTTATCTAGTGTCGCTTGTAGGTGCTCTAATTTGTATTATTTAACATGGGAAAAGATAAAACTCTTATGCAGATAAACCTGAATACTTTGGTGATGGGAATGAATATTGTTACAGTATTTTTTCTATAAACAAGACACTTACGAGAACTTTTTCTGTATAGGTGGGAATTGAACTGGTTCCAAGAGATTATGAAATGAGTTCCCCAAATCCTTTTCAGAAATTAGACATTGTCAGCCTAGTACCAGTGCATAAGGTGATAATGCAACCCTGTCAACGTGCTCGATACTAGGAGATATTATGCCGAATTCTCCTTTGTTCGTACTTACTAAATGTTTTCTACTTCCCCTTGTATCTTTGTGCCTCCTTTTCTGCAGCAAGCTGCTTGCTCTTCTGCAGATGGTAGGCAGCTTTTGGAATCATCCAAAACAGCTTTAGATAAGGGAAAACTTGAAGATGCTGTCAGCTATGGGACTAAGGTAATTGATTTTTAGATAAAAAAGAGTTGTGTATTACATTTTCCCTTCTTCCGAGTGAAACATTCTATTGTAGAGAAACCAAGTTATTTTGGTGGGCTTCACAACTCCATGGCTTCTTAGGTTTTTGCCATCTGTTAGTCTTGGATATACTAGAAAAGATtggattaaaagaaaaaaataagcaaAAGCCTGGTGATGAATGATGTATACTTTCGTATACCATGTGATCACTGCTGCAAATTTTTGTGGTGCTTTCAGGCTCTTGCTAAGCTGGTTGCAGTATGTGGTCCATATCATCGAATGACAGCTGGAGCTTATAGCCTTCTAGCTGTTGTTCTGTATCACACCGGTGATTTTAATCAGGTATTCTTCAGAAGCTCGTCAGCATAGATCTCCTTAGTCCTACATTGTTACTTTTTCTGTCTGCTTCAACTACTTTGACCTCTATCCATATTCAACTGTTAAATGTGTTGATGCTGGTGGTATCCATGACAGGCCACAATCTATCAGCAAAAGGCCTTGGACATAAATGAAAGAGAGTTGGGCCTCGATCACCCAGACACCATGAAAAGTTATGGTGATCTTGCAGTTTTCTATTACCGACTTCAACACACAGAGTTGGCTCTCAAGTATGTTTATTTCTGTTAGATTGCCCAGTACTTAAATTTCTTTTATGGTGCAACtattaaaaaaagaaacaaaaagaagaagaagaaagaggtcgAACTATAGAAGTGGATGTGGAGGTTCATTATCCTATACTAGACTTTTTGCTGTCTTTGAGTTTTTGGCTGTCGTTTTGTCAAGTTAATTGAAAATGTATTAGAGAGTCTAAATTATTGAATATTGGATTGAGGCTGGTCTAAATGGAGCAGCATAAATACGAGAATTCATATAGCTGACCCCAACTAGCTTGGGATTGAGGCGTGGTGGTCGTTGTCTTTTTGGTTATCTTTCCTCTTATGGTAGctaattaattttttatcaagTAATAAGATTGGCAAAAACACTCCTGTAAtaagtataccaaaaagtagaaaCCTTACAAAAAGATATGGTTTTCTATGAACGACACCCAATCTTCTATACTTACGGGAATCTCGTGGGTGTACCAAGAGGTAATAAGGGATGAGAGGCTATTCCGCAAGTGTACAAACCCCTACTCacacactcaaaactctctctctctctctctctctctctctctctctctctctctctctctctctctctctctctctctacgcTCCACTGCATCTTCTCTTCCGTCCTCTAAAGGTCCATGCAAAGAAAACTTCTCTAACCGTGCATGGCATTACCCATTGAAGACCAAAGCAACACAGTTTTCCTACCACAAGCAAGACGCTATCTGACAATGTAAAAATAGATGATTTGAGTCTTCACCCGAACCTCTGCACATGCTTATTATAGCCAATTGTTGTGATGAGCTTGTTTAACTTATTGCTTGAATCGTGAGGAAATGTTATAAAGTGTTAGTGGGGAAGAGGTTTACCAATAGCTGTGCCAGGCACCGAAGTTGATGTAGCCGTGGTACTGAATATTGAATCAAGCTTGTGAAATGCCTATGATAGATTGAAATTTGGGCGAGGAATATGATCTTGAGTGACAGTTCAAATAATAAAATTTGCGTAGCTGGTCAAGTTATGAACAATAAAAAAAGAAGCTGGTCAGATTATGTACACAATTAGAACTTAATCAACAAGTTCTTATAAAAACACACTAAAATCAACATGGTGAAAACTTTTCCACTCCCAATAATGAAAGATTGTACCACTCATATCTGCTCCTCACTTTTGACATTAACCTAGTAATGctttaatatttgttttgattcttttcatttttatcttCTTGTTATTCCCTCTTTATTGCCAATTTACCATTTCGATTGTTTAGGTATGTAAAACGAGCTCTTTATCTGTTGCATCTCACATGTGGCCCCTCACATCCAAACACTGCGGCGACATATATAAATGTGGCAATGATGGAGGAAGGGCTTGGTAATGTGCATGTTGCCCTCAGATATCTCCATAAAGCTTTGAAGTGTAACCAGAAGTTACTTGGTCCCGACCATATTCAGGTTCCTTTCTTCTTCCGCTGGAGTTTATTagtattttgttttatttatagCATTCATAGCTCCCTCTAGTTCTTTAGGCATGTCAAACTAAAGTGGCTTTATTCAGAACAAAGTGACCTCTTATTTCCTATTCTACAAGATGAATATTAAAATGATTGGAAAAAAGGGGCTGGTACGGGATAGTTTCCTTGTCAAAGAGTGTACTTGTGTACTTGAGTAAATGTGTTATTGAATTTCCATCAACTTTCTACAGTATGCTTATATGGCTATAAGAAAAGAGGTAATGCCATTCAAGTGATTGTTTCTGATGTCTATGGCCTGGCTATAGGGCTAAGATGTTCACAAATAAGCTTCAGTGCAGCACCTGCAGGTAGACggtttctttgtttttctttgtgaTTTATCTGTCACCAGCCATTGACATCAGATAGTCTTAAGATATGCAAGACGTTGCTGACTACCACAGTTGCTGAATTATAAGTTCATTCACAGTTCCATCTTTTTTTGGTTCTCTTATTTTCGTTTTAATCGAGTAACTTCAGTGTGATCTTTAACAAATGACCGTACTTAAGGCTTCTTTTGTTTCGGCTTCAAAGTGATTACTCATTGTTAGCACATCTGGACCCCAGAGTGCGCCAAAAGGAAATAAGGGTTAATCATGAAACTTCCTAATCTCTAAGGTAACTATTTTGAGCTGACAATAGGTACAAATTACTTCTCCACTATTTTCAGTAGATTGATACCTTAGACTGGGATATTTGAAGCTATGCGATATCTATCAGAAACTCAGAATGTGGTGTGCTACTGTGCTTGTTTATGTTTGTGGTAGTTTAGCTAATAAAACTATACTTACTTTCTTTGGTTCAAGCTCTGATGCATGGTGCTGTATTTTTGAGCTTGATTGAAAACGTGGAAGATTGAAACCTTCCAGTTGTTAAACCAACTCCATCAATATGTTGTAATTCTTCAAAACCCTGTCTTAGTTTGTTGCAGCATAATTAGACACCCTTCATTCTGATTAACCCAGTCAATTGTCTTTTTGGGCTCTTGCCTTAGCCGATATCTGTCTGATCCAGTTACCTTTTGGCCTGTGTGATTTCCAGACAGCTGCAAGTTACCATGCTATAGCAATCGCACTCTCTTTGATGGAAGCTTATCCTTTGAGTGTTCAGCATGAGCAAACAACCCTGCAGATACTCCGAGCAAAGCTTGGTCCAGATGATCTTCGCACTCAGGTTAACTTCTGTCTCATGCACATGTACACAATCACTAGGCCCACTCTTTTGCTCCAGAGAAAAGACAGACGAACAAGTTGCATTTTACTGGCACtgttactttattttctttttccttgtgAAATTATATTACCTCAAATGAATATCAACCAATGCTTTACACAGACAAAGTTTCTTCGGGGTAAACTACTAAAAGTAAAACTCCAGATGTCTATACTAATTAGGTTGCCTTTAAATGGCATGACATTTCTTTTTTGGTGACTAAGTGATGGATTAAGTGACGATACTATAGAAATATGATGTAGGCTTCTCTAGTAATTTTATGGCTGTTTTGTTTTTACTTCAGCCAAGTATTTTCATAATTGCAATTTGCAAATTGTTCTGATCTTTGCTGAAGGATGCTGCTGCATGGCTCGAGTATTTTGAGTCAAAGGCTTTTGAACAGCAAGAAGCTGCTCGGAACGGAACCAAGAAGCCTGATGCATCAATAGCCAGCAAGGGTCATTTGAGGTATATTGCATGTATTgcttattttaaatttattagtaGACTTAATGAGTAAAACAAACAACCTTAATTTCTGTCCTAGCTCTTATTAGACAGCAAGATATTGTAATCACTAAAGGACTTGAATCGTCATTGTCTTCCAGAGCATATGTTTGATATTTCTTTTGCCTACTGTCTAGTCCTTTTGCTTTGAAATTAGAGGATGTGCTCACTATGCTTTCATGTGCTGTCTCTTCAATTTATGCTCAAAGGCATCCTGATTATTTTATTGCATCAACGCCCGTAATCCATCTATGTATATTGAGTTTGTTATGACACTCCATTTGGTGTGTCTTTTTTGCTTTAAGATCCTCAATTTTAGGAATATGAATTTTTCTAGGAAGGACAATGTTCAATGGCTTCCAATGTAAAAGTTTTATGTTTCCTGGGGATCTTGTAATTGCATAAATTTTTATGCACATAGGATTTCACAAAAATGTACTAGCGGATAGCCATACTCTAGAGATCAGTTAGTAAAGTATTTCAGCTTTAATCTTGTGGTGATATACTCTATTACACAGTGTGTCAGATTTGCTCGACTACATCAATCCAAGTCCTGATGCCAAAGGGAGAGATGTTGGATCAAAAAGAAAAGGTTTTGTCTCAAAGGTACGTGATGCTTAGAATACAATATCTTTCTTGCTTGCTTATGATTTTCCAATACTTATCAGCATGAATTGGT
It encodes the following:
- the LOC107821736 gene encoding protein REDUCED CHLOROPLAST COVERAGE 1, with product MAPNKNGRGKTKGDKKKKEEKVLPVVMDIMINLPDETQVILKGISTDRIIDVRRLLSVNTTTCNITNFSLSHEVRGPRLKDTVDVSALKPCLLNLVEEDYDEESAAAHVRRLLDIVACTTSFGPSGSSGKELKSETSKNARGAQDNKSAKKPNKARANDKLPSPPQSPTPTPAQQLGKDAAAVDVEGEMSNTCPKIGSFYEFFSLSHLTPPLQFIRRATRQQDDGVLPDGHLFSLEVKLCNGKLVIIEACRKGFYNFGKQGILCHNLVDLLRQLSRAFDNAYDDLMKAFLERNKFGNLPYGFRANTWLIPPVGAQLPSIFPPLPVEDEKWGANGGGLGRDGKSDLLPYANEFLNVASMPCKTTEERQIRDRKAFLLHSLFVDVAIFRAISAVKHVMENVKPAHCDSNGEIIFNETVGDLSVFVTKDASNASCKIDTKIDGFQATGIAMKNLMERNLLKGITADENTAAHDIATLGVLNVRHCGYIATVKVQGKENDKVGNPLQSMELPDQPDGGANALNINSLRLLLHKKVDNKVGHSKPSAAEEMTCYQAFVKRILEESLTKLEEEKIEGDSFIRWELGACWIQHLQDQKKSEKDKKNPVEKTKNEMKVEGLGIPLKSLKNKKKNIDGANMESQPESFKCVANGVGGGSEKGVPQSGESQFESDTDQNQLVLKTLLSDAGFTRLKESETGLHLKSLEELIDLSQKYYNEVALPKLVADFGSLELSPVDGRTLTDFMHTRGLRMRSLGQVVKLSEKLSHVQSLCIHEMIVRAFKHILQAVIASVVDIEDMAAILAAALNMMLGVPENDESNESHGVDSLIWKWLELFLKKRYEWDVGSLKYKDVRKFAVLRGLCHKVGIELVPRDYEMSSPNPFQKLDIVSLVPVHKQAACSSADGRQLLESSKTALDKGKLEDAVSYGTKALAKLVAVCGPYHRMTAGAYSLLAVVLYHTGDFNQATIYQQKALDINERELGLDHPDTMKSYGDLAVFYYRLQHTELALKYVKRALYLLHLTCGPSHPNTAATYINVAMMEEGLGNVHVALRYLHKALKCNQKLLGPDHIQTAASYHAIAIALSLMEAYPLSVQHEQTTLQILRAKLGPDDLRTQDAAAWLEYFESKAFEQQEAARNGTKKPDASIASKGHLSVSDLLDYINPSPDAKGRDVGSKRKGFVSKAFISQVKGQSDQSNVASPNSDTPKDVLKEESDEEKQIVEDHTDPKMNLEPVDTVVKSHHNGDEEIAEDKPVHLVKEASIEKPVVREVLSEPSAEAEDGWQSVQRPRSGGFYGRRRRQRRQTISKVIGYQKKDSVSEVDYAKLKNNYQASKYYVLKKRTSPGSYADYYIAKNQSPGTKLGRRVIKAVTYRVKSVSSSVREAVPEISTTGGDLLATSSEQVQVSATKEVVSLPKRSSIVNLGKSPSYKEVALAPPGTISMLQERVSENEVPDNPDVLKVGEESNGAEENSETMRRDAESIKQENIQDLVADSADQVQNETEDTDDKEEIQPSDLKGGEISDVISANASVQPGHVDVSPMEQGNVQTHNVPASDDSPEVDFCEKDSSSNLDPSCISSLTLQDMDHLKVTVASSLTCDASRELSRKLSASAAPFSPSPAIARAAPLPMNINLPSPPGTLPPVGPWSMNISLHQGPPTMLPNPMCSSPHHLYPSPPHTPNMMHPLRFMYPPYSQPQTIPPSTFPMSSSNFHPNHYAWQCNIAPNASEYVPATVWPGCHPVEFSISPPVIEPITDSISAAKEPSDNPESIILATSLPVDLNTGDEVKEEVNLPASDTGESLAAVGSKERASSTSDSHFVTLSSNQSEEGNGSNENAVQRNPTETDKEKTFNILVRGRRNRKQTLRMPISLLKRPYSSQPFKAVYSRVIRETEVPRSTSFDPQEHGIATAT